In Gavia stellata isolate bGavSte3 chromosome 28, bGavSte3.hap2, whole genome shotgun sequence, a single genomic region encodes these proteins:
- the ARHGAP27 gene encoding LOW QUALITY PROTEIN: rho GTPase-activating protein 27 (The sequence of the model RefSeq protein was modified relative to this genomic sequence to represent the inferred CDS: inserted 1 base in 1 codon) has protein sequence MEAAVPAEEALVLVEYGFEYRAKDGTLVTIKPNERYVLLKRTNHHWWHVKRSGDARPFYIPAQYVKELPPIATPAPLDPPPAGRAGTDPATLVPQQPPAYEYRFIGATETEEPAGGCLVPRRDSVPRRDLPPALSSFRVPPGLSPHPAEPVRPSHSLDDLARVTPAPRGATAMGSRGDPPGHTRPLSKSRSETLYAPGKDTNVAGRWPGSGHTAQARKEPEEPPAPIYLNIQELQEEAAAAGSAPEEPGSSVSDWETHTDTDSGHLFYYNPVTGETTWDCPFGQAEDGVSPVASPASSLAQSPEFPEWEQYVDEASGQAFFYNSVTGETSWDPPTXGDGGSSQDMYPGVTRYGPMEQRPPTPETDYPDLSPDELEGYPEEDYSPVGSYDQGAALCLSPRRPEELGSPPGWYGHSHPEGAVFYPEHFASDTVPVGGRHDRASSGSSQDSGLFAWHSTVPPALGLKEEKFKSLEKAGVLNRTKTVDRGKRLRKNWSSSWTVLEGGILTFFKDSKHSAAGALRHPSTLTTPEHTVELRGATLAWAGRDKSSKKHVLELKTREGSEFLIQHDSEQIITAWQKAITDSIGRLGTDLPGEEDAESGAEFGSREKLGGGEEKRAVAGQAPSSAGGESDSSKVRNKLRKFLQRRPTLQSLRERGYIKDQVFGCSLQALCERERGTVPRFVLQCIQTVERRGLDIDGLYRVSGNLATIQKLRYKVEHDEHLDLDDGRWEDIHVVTGALKLFFRELPEPLVPFGHFDKFIAAIKMQDPTRRGRCVRDLVFSLPPAHHDTMEVLFRHLCRVIEYKEENRMSVQSIAIVFGPTLLRPASEEGNMAMHMVFQNQVVEHILNQYGYIFPDG, from the exons ATGGAGGCGGCGGTGCCGGCCGAGGAGGCGTTGGTGCTGGTGGAGTACGGCTTCGAGTACCGAGCCAAGGACGGGACCTTGGTCACCATCAAACCTAACGAGCGCTACGTCCTGCTGAAACGAACCAACCACCACTGGTGGCACGTCAAGAGGAGCGGGGACGCCCGGCCCTTCTACATCCCTGCCCAGTACGTGAAGGAGCTGCCCCCCATCGCCACCCCGGCCCCTCTCGAccccccgccggcggggcgCGCCGGGACCGATCCAGCCACGCTCGTCCCCCAACAGCCGCCAGCCTACGAGTATCGGTTCATCGGCGCCACCGAGACGGAGGAGCCGGCCGGAGGATGCTTGGTGCCCCGGAGGGACTCGGTGCCCCGGAGGGACTTGCCGCCGGCGCTCAGCTCTTTTCGGGtccccccggggctgagcccccacCCTGCTGAGCCCGTGCGCCCCTCACACTCCCTGGATGACCTGGCACGGGTGACGCCGGCACCGCGTGGTGCCACCGCCATGGGATCGCGTGGGGACCCCCCGGGACACACTCGCCCGCTCAGCAAGAGCCGCTCCGAGACCCTCTACGCCCCCGGCAAGGACACAAACGTGGCCGGGAGGTGGCCGGGGTCCGGCCACACGGCTCAG GCGCGCAAGGAGCCAGAGGAGCCGCCCGCCCCCATCTACCTCAACatccaggagctgcaggaagaAGCCGCAGCCGCCGGCTCGGCCCCGGAGGAGCCCGGCAGCTCCGTGTCAGATTGGGAAACCCACACGGATACGGACAGTGgacatttgttttattataaCCCGGTGACGGGAGAGACCACGTGGGATTGTCCCTTTGGGCAGGCAGAAGATGGAGTGAGTCCCGTCGCCTCTCCCGCCTCCTCGCTCGCCCAGAGCCCGGAGTTTCCCGAGTGGGAACAGTACGTGGACGAAGCCAGCGGACAGGCTTTTTTCTATAATTCGGTAACAGGTGAGACGTCGTGGGACCCCCCCA CGGGAGACGGAGGCAGCTCCCAGGATATGTACCCTGGGGTGACGCGGTACGGTCCCATGGAGCAGAGG CCGCCCACTCCGGAAACGGATTATCCCGACCTGTCTCCAGATGAGCTGGAGGGTTATCCCGAGGAGGACTACTCGCCCGTGGGCTCCTATGATCAGGGGGCTGCTCTCTGTCTGTCCCCGAGGCGCCCCGAGGAGCTGGGCTCGCCCCCTGGCTGGTACGGGCACAGCCACCCCGAGGGAGCCGTGTTCTACCCTGAGCACTTCGCCTCCGACACG gtGCCGGTGGGCGGCCGCCACGACCGGGCCAGCAGCGGCTCCAGCCAGGACAGCGGGCTCTTTGCCTGGCACAGCACCGTGCCACCGGCGCTGGGGctcaaggaggagaag TTTAAAAGCCTGGAAAAAGCTGGAGTGCTTAACCGGACCAAGACGGTGGACAGAGGGAAGAGGCTCCG gaaGAACTGGAGCTCCTCCTGGACGGTGCTGGAGGGGGGGATCCTCACCTTCTTCAAGGACTCCAAGCACTCAGCTGCCGGTGCCTTG cggcaccccagcaccctgacCACCCCGGAGCACACGGTGGAGCTGCGCGGGGCCACCCTCGCCTGGGCCGGCAGGGACAAGTCCAGCAAGAAGCACGTCCTGGAG CTAAAGACGCGGGAGGGCTCGGAGTTCCTCATCCAGCACGACTCGGAGCAGATCATCACCGCCTGGCAGAAGGCGATCACCGACAGCATCGGCAGGCTG GGCACCGACCTCCCCGGCGAGGAGGATGCCGAGAGCGGGGCTGAATTCGGCTCCCGGGAGAAGCTGGGGGGCGGCGAGGAGAAGAGGGCAG TGGCCGGGCAGGCACCGAGCAGTGCCGGCGGCGAGAGCGACTCCAGCAAAGTCCGGAACAAACTCCGCAAGTTCCTGCAGAGGCGGCCGACGCTGCAGTCCCTGCGTGAGAGGGGCTACATCAAGG ATCAGGTTTTCGGCTGCTCCCTGCAAGCGCTGTGCGAGCGGGAGCGGGGGACGGTGCCCCGCTTCGTCCTGCAGTGCATCCAGACCGTGGAGAGGAGAG GTCTGGATATCGACGGGCTCTACCGGGTCAGCGGCAACCTGGCCACCATCCAGAAACTGCGCTACAAAGTGGAGCACG aCGAGCACCTGGACCTGGATGACGGGCGCTGGGAGGACATCCATGTTGTCACCGGGGCGCTGAAGCTCTTCTTCAGGGAGCTGCCGGAGCCACTCGTCCCCTTCGGCCACTTCGACAAGTTCATCGCTGCCATCA AGATGCAGGATCCGACCAGGCGGGGCCGGTGCGTCCGTGACCTGGTGTTCTCCCTCCCGCCCGCCCACCACGACACCATGGAGGTCCTTTTCCGCCACCTCTGCAG GGTGATCGAGTACAAAGAGGAGAACCGCATGTCGGTGCAGAGCATCGCCATCGTCTTCGGCCCCACGCTGCTGCGGCCGGCGAGCGAGGAGGGGAACATGGCCATGCACATGGTCTTCCAGAACCAGGTAGTGGAGCACATCCTCAACCAGTACGGCTACATCTTTCCCGACGGCTAA